The nucleotide window ATTACATGAACATTCAAGTAATGGGAAATACAATAGGAGTAAGCTGTAGAATAGTTTAAATGCACACCAAGCAGCTCTCTATATGACATTAAAAAGTTATAGATTTCTTTTTCAGCTCTACAGCTTGATATCCATGAAATTTTCTGGATACGAACAGGACTGattgttgataatttttttcttttcttttatattttatgtGCAAAGATTTAATGGAAGGGCCCTAATACATAAACACAAATATGTGCGTGTGGACTCCCTATTCTATTAATCCGGAGTGTGTTATATGCTACAGCCCTAACAACATCAATGACTATATGACCACATTCCAACAATATCCCAGTGTTTGCCTTTATTCTTttctcaataatttttttttaatagatttTTGAAGATTCGGTGCAAGCATATACGCAAGAGGTGACATGAGGAATATAATTAAGGCCAAAATAAATAACTCTTTGTTGTTACTGCTTTTTATGATCTGATCAATAAAAGCCGTTTcgttttgaggaaaaaaaatccaaagccACTTTAAGAGGATAACTCACTAGGAGAGGTAATAAATGATAGATACAGAACACAGAAAACAATACCTGAAGAAACAACGAACAGCTTCATGAACTTTCCTCTCTTTCAGAACCCCATGTACTCCACGATGTGCCTGAGCAAGGAAGCAGCATCCTAAAAGATGGTGAAGTATGCACCATCCACCATCTGTAGCTCTAATACCGTGAGAAGTCTCCTCCTTTTCTAAATGTGCCTCCACAATAGTGAGTAAGTGCTTTACACAGTACATAAATAACAGTTGAAATAAGTACACAGTTCAACAAAGCATTCGTCAATAATAAAAGCTGGGCTACTAGTATGAAACTGTATGTAGAGAAATAACCTCAACAGCATCATACTGCCCATGCCTTAGCAGGATCAATGCAAGATCCACTACACGCTTCAGGACAGTAAGGGATTCCCCATCCTGGCCCCACATGGTCCAGCTATCAAACTCTCGTACTGAATCAATTATGTCCTCAACGCTTGGTATGCTTCTTGGAGAAAAGTGGTTCTGGTCTTTGGAGGAACTTCTAACATTAAGTAAGAATATAAAAGCCAGAGTGAACTCGCACTTCCCAAGCTTCTCATTACATAATCTTCTACCAGTGTTGCTATCTGAACCATAAACATTGGATAATCATCAGGGCAACAATAAATCTAGCAACACTAGATTAAAGCTTATAAAGGATCCAGCAATGGCATTAACATACCAATTTGTAACAATGAAAGTTGAGAGCTGAAATCTTCAAATGCAACTGATTCAGATGGTGTGGTGGCAAAGAAATGCAGGAGAAGCCACTCATAAATGACTTCTTGAATCATTGGCACCAACTCACGTTGTATTTTGGATATATCATCATGTAGCATATTGATCTGCATGCAAAAAGAaagggccaaaaaaaaaaaatctattagaAGTTTACTGGATTGATCTTTCAATCGATTCTATTAAATTAAACTGCTGTAATATTTTAGTTGGTGAAACTCTCTTTTATGTGTTATTTAGTTGGCTGACTTTCAGGGACCACAATGTCTCCATGTTCTGTCCTCTCGTTTAAGTGCAACTATACTAAAGGCAAGAGAATAGACAGCAAACCATTATGTACATCAACTTTTAAAGTTGAGGAAGCAAACATCAGAGTGACTTATAAATCAATTGATATGTGGAAGGAGACAGATCTAGAGATCCTCCACCCAAACAGTTGTACGCCCTTTCAACATAAATCTTAGAGAATTAACTCATTAAACCCTTCGTCTTTTCTCATAAAATACTCTTCCAGCACTTctttcaccaccaccaccaaatcCAATAACACCAAATCCAGTAACAGACACCTTGTAAAGCCAAAATCGTTCTAGTATATACCTATGTCGATCAATGCCAAGGATAAAACCTTCCACAAGCCCTTCTAGACATTTGTCACCAAACTCATCAGAAACATATACCCCATTAAAATCATGAAAAGTACACATCACATCCTTCTTacctattttttgttttctaatatTGTAAACCATATAACACCTATCCTTTCAATCACTGTAGACCATTTTCTGGAAGAAGTAGTTTATTGACCACCACAATCGTTCCCCTTCAACAACCCTCGCTACTAAGTTGACGGTTAGTTTGGTGGTAACACAATTAGCAAATCACAGCCGGTAATCAATGGCTTTAGGCTATCACCACCTCATAAAAGTTTAGTGGTCacaggaaaaaacaaaaacttgtaTGATACTTATTGTGCAAGCACAGTGAAATATTGCTCGATAGCAAGTCACTTTacaaaagcaaaaataaaattgtGCCACAAACTACATTTTCATCAGTTAAATGAAGCCAAAGTgggaaattacaataaaaaacACATCAATCAAGTCATACATATCACGtgtaaaaaaaaatggttatcCTATTCACATAACAAATTTAGTCTTCAAAGCAATACTATCAAGAGAAGCAGTAAAATTCTCGCACCTGGTATTACAGAAAAACGATAAAgaaattttttaatataaaaaaccTTGAAGCACTAACATTCTCTTCATCAGTTAACGAATTATGGGATTGCTACAGCCTTACACTGTCCCTAAACCAAAGGAGGAAGGACTAGGACAAAAACCCTGATCAAAACAAAGCTGGAGTGAAAACAGAAGATGGGTAATAATAGGATGAACAATACATTGAACAGGACAGACCTCTAACAGGCTACATGCATACTACAGAGACAGGCAGCATACATCTATGAACATACATtacttatctatactattatttaaGAAAAGAGGGTTTGTCAAccaaaacagatttttttttttttttacacaagtacccctcaaatattaaaaatgcTTTAAATACCAATTTCTGATTAAGGATAAAAATGTCAGACCACAAAtagcaaagaaataaaaatagataattAGAATTTGCATAACAATCCACTTTCTTCGTATCACTACCTCCACTCTCACACCCATCAGGTGTGTGGGAATTTCTAGTTTTGATAAATTAAAGTGCTCATTATTGACCAAAAGTGAAAGAATCTTAGAAACTTACTAAGTAAAAAGATTAAAGAAAGAACTGACCTGCCTGCTAATGCTCACTAGATAGCTTAGAAACAGATGAATATCCAATGCAGACTCAAACATAACCTTTGCAACTTGAAACGTAGCTGGGACCAAGATGGAGGCATTAATATCCAATGCTACTTCAGCATCAaatttttgtataatttttcGAGGTATGAGATACTTAAGATACTTCTCAATCACACTTAAAATACGGCTCCATGTGCCAGATTTCTCGTGCAAAGCATGAAGAGACTTCATCATGTCAAAAGaaaatttcctcaaatttttgtGATCTGCTGGATTTTTCTCCCAGGCAAGATCAGTTCCAAGATCTGCTATCCAAAGCGCCGCTGCTGTTGAACTATATCCAGTTTCTAATATCTTCAATAGGCGTGGAATAATTTCTTTAGATGAGATAACTGGTGGTGCACTAATGAGTAATTCGTAAAATATAGCAGAAGCTGTTTTTCCCAATTGCTGGCTGACATTAGTGACACACCTGAGCATTTCAGCTAGTAGCTTACAATCAGCCTTGCCAAATGAATCCAACCCAAAGCTTGGAATATTGCCAAGTTCATCCAAAGAGCCTATCAAGCATGAATTTGGATATGAGAAACCATATCTTGAAACAGAcgacaaaaaattaaacaagaaaaagaaaattcagaaaaacAGAAGCAAGAATTGACTCTACTTCACATAAAGGATCAGTAAGATACCATCATTAACCCGCTCAATATCCTCCAAAGAACGAAAAAAAGATACTGAACTCTTTCTAATTAAACCAACAGTGCCGGTTGAGGAATCAACAAGCAGGCCACATGGTGCATTGCTCTTGCACCAGTTTTGGAAATAGCGAGCACAAAAAATTTCCCAGCAGCAAAATATTGACGATGAATTACCAGTCAGAGCCTATCACAATATACAAGTTTAGCAGTTGGTTACTAATCCAAGTGATTCCCTCCCTCCTCCAGTGTGTGCATGTGCGTGTGTATGAGAAATAATCAATTCAAACCACTAGGAAAACCTCATGTTCAATCAGGGAAAGAATTTCCTTCTTCAACCCATCAGCAGTTAAGGAGTGGAAATCTGACTCAGTCCAGTGCCTATTATAATCCAACAAAGTTGCGCGCAAAGCAGCATTATGATGAATGCCAGGAAGAAGCAGCCTACGTAAGAAAATGGAAGATACAACAGGTAGAATATGATCCTGCACAAATTCACATCAATCAAAGCATGGTAAGCAACATTTTTAACATATAGTAACATCTTGCTTAGAACAAGCATGCATTTTTAAAAAGCTCATAAACGTTTATTTTACATGTacatacatgtgtgtgtgtgtagggcccttccactaagggatcctttttttttgccattttaatGGATCCAttgtgggacccacttttcgatcacatttggGCATCTCACTGCGCAGTTTAtagtcctaatgtatagataatttctgcaaattttcagctaaattgaatATCGTTAAAGTATCGAAcaagattaaatcaatggacgaaccgaatctgtccaacctgaaccgttcatgttcataattgtaaatcacagttatgaatgccttaatggcCAAAAAAAGGGTTCCTCTCCAGAAGGGCcttgtatatatatgtttaaacTCAACCCCCTTACGCTTTTACATCCTCAATCCCAAATTTGTGTGTCATCTACATAAATTATATTTGAAATTATCCAGAATTAGATTAGATATGcaaaagtagaaaagaataagaGTTTCTGTAAAATGTCTTCGGCTCCCTCCCAGATTATGTTGATTGTCCTAATTGGAGCCATAATTAAACTGATAATGACCTTTATTCTAGCCTAACCACCTCTTTTTAGTCAATACTGGCAAACAAGCTCAAATTCATCTCTACATGTACACCAGATTTTCAGGCAGGGCAAATCTGAGATTCTCGAACAAGAATCAGACCATCCTGTGAAGGAAATAGGATGCTAGTCTACAAACAAACAATATCAGACTCAGACAGCATACCCTTGAAGATGAAAATATTGAATGAGTTATCAAAAGAAGGTCATCCGAAGAATGCTTTGAACTTTGAAAGAGTTGATCTGCAACAAAGTCCTCTTGCAAAGGATAACAAACTGCATCTACCCAAACTGCATCTACCCTACAAATACAAATGCAAATAAGAAAGGAAGAGAGCACtcatctaaatttaaaatagtCACGTACACTGTATAGTGGACCCAAACACAAAATGACAAGAATTCCTGATAAACAGatattgataatgtgaactGTTCTCAGTCACCTGGCGACCAAAAAATTCATGGTCACCTACCATTGTAGTTAacatcaagggttgagattaaaacacttaaaaaggaaactaaaaataATGGTTAAACCATAGTCAATAAAATTAATAGGAGTGAGTTCACTTACGTCTCGGCATTTATATGCAACAACTTGAGAAACACCAGTCCGTGAtttttcaatatgcatatctTGTTGGAAATAAGTTTGACATCAATCCATCCATCctatggaaaaagaaaatttataacACTCTAGGTGTAAGAGATATAGCTCCACACAGACACAAAACTTATGAAACACAGAGTGGatggacaaaaagaaaaatctttaCCTCAATAGGAATTATTTGTTTTGAACGATATATCAATAATTCAATTCTGTCTCTCACGTTACAATGGAGCCTATATACGTAGATTGTCTCTGAGCTAATATCCTTCACGAAATCACCAAGGAATCAATAAAAACAAGAGCCGAAAATGCAAATATAATATCAGGCATGCTAGAGGAATATTACTGATTTCTATCTGCAGTTTAGAACTGAACCATGGTTTAATATGAAAATGATAAATTTCACCAAGTTAGCTACTGCCACTTTAATCTTTTGGAGGGTGCATATGTGATCCACCATTGTTTCTGCTGCGTGTTGCTTTAAAGCAGTTTTGATCCTAAATGTCAACTTGGCGAAATTTGAAATGATCCCTAGCTTGGAAGTAATAAGAATTGCAAATACTGTGGGTGCCATGCCACATTCAGACATCATATTAGAATGTGATCTCTTATGTAGTGCTTAAGGAGAAAATGAATTGCAAGAACTTATGAAGAAGTGGAGTGCTTTTACATTAAGCCACCACCATTCAAACAAGCACCAGGCCAAACCTAGGCCACAATCACAACTAATCTTTCTGTGCACttccataaaaataaattaaaaattcaaatgatttcccgaaaaaacaaaaaatgagtttttagaAATCGCTTCAAAAATGGAAGACACAGAACTTCAAGCCCAGTTTCTCACTAGTTTCAAagatttaattaaagaagatatGGGAAAAGATAATCAACtagctttttatttttcaagcaGACTTTTCTGTAtatctccatatttcttttataTTTCATTTGTTAAGCTTATCTTGAGGATGAGGAGAAGTTAAATAGAAAAATCCTAACCAACTACGATCCATAGAAACACCCACATATACAAAAAAAACAAGTCAATGAAGGAGGGTATGGAAGACATATCACATTCAAATTTTGCCTTCTTTAGAAAATTTAAAATCTTAGCAATAGTATTGTGTCTCCATACCGAATTATGCCTGTACAAGATTGCCACAGGAATTATGCTCGAGTCATTGTCAGCTTGACCAACCCACAACCTTACCGATGCAGCTCCTGCACCATacaaatagaaaatagaaaagaaaagaaaaaaaatcataaaatacaAGTAGAATGTTTTGTCATTTTAAAAGGGAACACAAGCGGGTAGAGGATCATTTTGCAATTTTGAATAAACAAGAATGTTCTGATTAAGTGAAGAAcataaataatgcatgcaatagattattgattttttttttcttgtcactGAAGAGCATAGATTATGGAATTTTCAAAGGGaaattttgaaggaaaaaaaaaatatgatctTACAAAACTATACAACCTATGAGCAAACATCAAAAAACCTTTAGGTCATGATCAAATCATTTCATTGCCCAAATTCCATGCCAGgaaatttcagaattaattaattaaaccaaCCTCTGCTCTCTTGGGACAGATTTGAGATGTTGTCAATTAGATTCCAATGTTTTATAGATGTATATATATTGCTTGTACCTATATCTTAAAAGTCAATCTATCAATAGCCTTTATTAAGTTTGTTATTTGtttgtggaattgaaaataaaaacctgGATAACGTTTTGATTTTAGAGAAAACATGTGGAGGGTTCAGTATGTATCGAAGTCGATCAACCAGATACAGGTTGTGGTATCCCAGCCCAAACACTACATGTAGCCATTCCCGTAAACTATACATGAAAACCAACATATATTTGTATAGTCTCcaaatttcattcttacaacCAATCTTCATTTACATATGAGGCTTCCCAGCTTTCCATTGTCATTATATCACCATAATCAATCATTAATATGGAACTTGACGTGAAAATTATGTCTAACGAATTCTACTGACATAATTTGCAGAAAACATTTAGCAGCCATTTTCCCATCATTATTGCTCGCTTAATTACGCACATAAAGATGACTAATTTTTATAGCAGTTTACAATACCTTCAAATCCTTAAGATGAGTAAATGGTTAACAATTATACTGTAAAACAGAATACTATAGTTATAAGCCAAACATGAGACAACCCCAAAAACCCCATCCGTTCTTAATATGTTACTGGTCAGCGAGTATCCTAGACACACTCATTGGACACTgcaaacccaaaaacctgttAAAAGTATCCCTATCAGATTTAACTGCTGACCATAGTATATATAATTCTCTATAGTATTTCTCCAGCATAAAGTGCTGATTGTACAAACAGAAAGTATTTGCTAAGAAGTTCATTCATGTACAAGAAGTACCATACAAGGGTATTAAAAATAAGAAGTTTTGGTTTGAGATATCTCTATTTTTATTAAGGGTAATGAGGAGCGACTACTTAAGGATAACATAAAAACAATCAcaaaaagaatgagaaaaataGTAGTACTTGCCTGCCACTGTTGGACCGTTCATCTTATTGGCAAAGAGCCTGCCATGAAATGAAAGATCCCATACTCTTAACACCCAATCCGTATGAATCACAAATATAAGTGGTTTCCCATGAACCATAGATATAACCAAGTCCTGCACAGCCCCTACCGTCCTACCCCTGCAATATATGTTTCAAATACCATTTGTTGAATATCATTGCCCGAGGATAGACCAGAATAATTAAGAAGGTATGTTACGATATATGCCTAGAAATAATGTGGTTAAAGGCAAATGAATAACATGATCCTCGTGTTTTCAGGAATAATCATTTGCTTACACAACACAACTACCATTTCAGGCACTCTCAGATGTTCATTCTCAAGAGGAGTCACCTAGTTCAGTCACTACAATATCTCTACGTGTCATTTAACCTATAACATTTTCCAAACATGAAATACTAATGAACATATAACTGGAAATTGTATACACAGATTGTTTATTTCAAGTAATTCCTATTTTTCCGTTGGATGATAAAATTGATTAAAATACATATGTACTCTCTCTCGTCACAGTGCAAACGATGTGGAAATCATTTTATCTAAGGAGTGGGGAATTTTGAAGCCCTGCCCCCACACAACTGAAATTGGGTATGGCAGAATAGAATTGTTAGTCTGAGAATTAGATatgagaagaaaaacaaatagcCTGCATATTCTGGTATTTGGCATCCGGATGCCAAGTCTACCACACAATTGGGAGCACACACTTAGATTCAAAGTTCATCAAGAAAACAGAAAGCTAGGATGACACCATAAATGGTATCAAACTACTTGTCAAGAATTCCACTTTGAGGGTATTATAGTTAAGTGAACCTACCTTGACATGAAACCCCAGAAACTACCAGTTCCTGAATCATCCCGTAGCTCTTGCAGAAAACCTACGGAAGTAGGAAAGAACATGTCAAATTAAGGGAGTGCAATAAAGCAGCATGCTACTAAATCCAGAATACAAACATGACGACATTGTCAAACTAAGAGCATTTCAACAATCGCAAAGGTGAACAACACAAGAATGAGAGCCAAAAGAATAATACCAGGGGCAGTGGATTCAAGTGTGAGTTGAAAGCAAGCAAGAGAACCGTCATTCTGACCTACAACGAGACATCCGGTCGGCGTTGCTGCGGCACTGCTAATAGGTCCGTAGGGATGCAAGTTAAACTCTCTAATAACAGAGCTGGGTGCATAGCTAGAGGTGGTCCCAAGTTTCAAAAGGTAAGCGACTCCGGCCACGGTCAATGCATATAGCAAATAGGGGTGGCTCCTGGAACCGATATCAATCTGCAATTCATATATTGTATGAGTCACTGATGCACTCCACTGAGAAAAAGACAAGTTAAAAGCATGAATACCTCATTTTTGCAAAGAAAAACTGAAGAAGAGAGTGCTTCTGGAAAATTGATTCGCAGTCCGACTTTTGGAAATTCTTTCTTAGCAGAGAGCTCGAGTAATTCGAGAGTACGGGGGAAATCCTTGTGGATTATCCTGGTACATATAgacgagaaaaaaaaatgaataatcaTATAGTGGGAGAAATTTGAAAGAGGTTAGAGAGTGAGAAAGAACCATATGAGATATGTAGGAGGGTCTCCAATGGCGATGGAAGAAGCGCAATCGTGAGTGAGAGGGGCACAAGTATCAGCATCGGCGGTGGCAGCCAATTCATTAGATGAAAGAATAGGGACCTCGATCCATTCCACTGAATCGCTGCCGAGGATTGGTACTTCCATGCCTACCGATTCCGGATCCAATTCCATGCCTGCCGAAGGCCTCAACCCGAATTCGCTCCAGGCCAGAGGGTTTATTCCCTTCGCCCCACTAAACCCTGGGGTTTATTCACTTCCCGaactaacaaattttttttttctgtatcagaaaaaaaatatatatatttttcttttcggcTATACAG belongs to Rosa chinensis cultivar Old Blush chromosome 4, RchiOBHm-V2, whole genome shotgun sequence and includes:
- the LOC112196705 gene encoding nuclear pore complex protein NUP160 isoform X3, whose translation is MELDPESVGMEVPILGSDSVEWIEVPILSSNELAATADADTCAPLTHDCASSIAIGDPPTYLIWIIHKDFPRTLELLELSAKKEFPKVGLRINFPEALSSSVFLCKNEIDIGSRSHPYLLYALTVAGVAYLLKLGTTSSYAPSSVIREFNLHPYGPISSAAATPTGCLVVGQNDGSLACFQLTLESTAPGFLQELRDDSGTGSFWGFMSRGRTVGAVQDLVISMVHGKPLIFVIHTDWVLRVWDLSFHGRLFANKMNGPTVAGAASVRLWVGQADNDSSIIPVAILYRHNSDISSETIYVYRLHCNVRDRIELLIYRSKQIIPIEDGWIDVKLISNKICILKNHGLVFLKLLHINAETVDAVWVDAVCYPLQEDFVADQLFQSSKHSSDDLLLITHSIFSSSRDHILPVVSSIFLRRLLLPGIHHNAALRATLLDYNRHWTESDFHSLTADGLKKEILSLIEHEALTGNSSSIFCCWEIFCARYFQNWCKSNAPCGLLVDSSTGTVGLIRKSSVSFFRSLEDIERVNDGSLDELGNIPSFGLDSFGKADCKLLAEMLRCVTNVSQQLGKTASAIFYELLISAPPVISSKEIIPRLLKILETGYSSTAAALWIADLGTDLAWEKNPADHKNLRKFSFDMMKSLHALHEKSGTWSRILSVIEKYLKYLIPRKIIQKFDAEVALDINASILVPATFQVAKVMFESALDIHLFLSYLVSISRQINMLHDDISKIQRELVPMIQEVIYEWLLLHFFATTPSESVAFEDFSSQLSLLQIDSNTGRRLCNEKLGKCEFTLAFIFLLNVRSSSKDQNHFSPRSIPSVEDIIDSVREFDSWTMWGQDGESLTVLKRVVDLALILLRHGQYDAVEHLLTIVEAHLEKEETSHGIRATDGGWCILHHLLGCCFLAQAHRGVHGVLKERKVHEAVRCFFRAASGSGSAHALQSLPQEAWLPHLGIDGSVSDAAWRLHYYQWAMQICEHYNISEGACQFALAALEQVEEAYSANNDSHDRAPFNESVSTIKGRLWANVCQFTLDLNLYYDAYCAIISNPDEESKYISLRHLINVLYERGAIKILCGGQLPFIGLTEKVEQELAWKAERSDILAKTNLYKLLYAFEMHRHNWRKAASYMYLYSARLRTEASLKGYQQLWRVLKEILNGLSAAINALHLVHPAYAWIDPLLVRSALHNEQYPAANNDVHPRSWKSFMDIQKIENEFVLTSAEHLLSLAHVKWTNTGTQTAPLELADLLIQTNLYDMAFTVLVRFFKGSELKRGLERVFSAMSLKCFPHIVDSSRVGDDPIVHGSPDMSSANQQSNGINQWGTLELYLDRYIVFHARLPLIVAETLLRTDSQIQLPLWLVKLFKDGRREKTLGMTGHESNPASLFQLYVDYGRHGEAINLLLEHEGCFGSMRPANIMNRKRPFGVWFPYTMIQRLWCQLEEMINSGHMVAQCKQFKDLLHRALLKHLQLVKMDSEGLCFISENKM